CGACCGCGCTGTTCCACCTGCTCGACATGCTCGCCGATCCCGCCTGCCCGCGCCCGGCGGCGATCATCGGCTGCCCGGTCGGCTTCGTCGGGGCGATGGAATCGAAGGCGGCGTTGTGGGCCGAGCAGCCCGTCCCCTGCATCGTGGTCGCGGGTCGCCCGGGCGGCAGCGCGATCACCGTGGCCGCGATCAACGCGCTGGCGAGCCGCGCCGAATGACGACCGGCACCATCCACGGCGTCGGCCTGGGCCCGGGCGCGCAGGATCTGATGAGCGTGCGCGCGGACCGGCTGGTGCGCGGCGCGCGCCACATCGCCTTCTTCCGCAAGGCGGGGCGCGCCGGCCATGCGCGCCGCATCGTCGACGGGATGCTCCACCCCGACGCGACCGAGTTCGCGATGGAATATCCGGTCACCACCGAAATCCCCGTCGACGATCCGCGCTACAACGAGCGGCTCGGCGCCTTCTACGCCGATTGTGCGCATCACCTGCGCGCGCTGGCGCACCGCGGGGAGGACGTGGTCGTGCTCTGCGAGGGCGACCCCTTCTTCTACGGATCCTTCATGCACCTCCACAGCCGGTTGAGCGGGGACGTGCGCGTCGCGGTCGTGCCCGGCATCACCGGCATGTCGGGTGCATGGACCGCCAGCGGCAGCCCGATCACCTGGGGCGACGACGTGCTGACCGTCCTGACCGCCACCCTGCCCGAACGCGATCTCGCGCGGCGCATCGCCGATACCGACGCGCTGGTGGTGATGAAGATCGGGCGCCACCTGCCCAAGCTGCGCCGCGCGGTCGCGGCCGCCGGGCGTGTGGCGGATGCGTGGCTGATCGAACATGCCGCCATGCCGCAGCAGCGCGTCACCCGGCTGGCCGAGGCGGATGCGGTCGCTCCCTATTTCGCGATCCTGCTCATCTACGGCCAGGGGCGTCGCCCGTGAGCGGCTGGATCGCGATCGCCGGGCTCGGTCCGGGGGACGAGGCGCTGGTGACGCCGGAGGTCGGTGCCGCGCTGGCGGCGGCGACCGATGTCGTCGGCTACATCCCCTATGTCGCGCGCGTCGCGCCACGCGCGGGGCTGACGCTGCACCCCTCCGACAATCGTGTCGAGATGGACCGCGCCGCGCTGGCGCTCGAGCTCGCCGGTGCGGGGCACCGCGTGGTCGTCGTATCGTCGGGCGACCCCGGCGTGTTCGCGATGGCGGCGGCGGTGTTCGAGGCGATCGAACGCGGACCCGCGCGATGGGCGACGCTGGACGTCCGGGTGCTCCCCGGCATCACCGCGATGCTCGCCGCCGCCGCGCGGGCGGGCGCACCGCTGGGGCACGATTTCTGCGCCATCAACCTGTCCGACAATCTGAAGCCGCAGGCGATCATCGAGCGCCGCGTCCGGCTGGCGGCGGAGGCGGATTTCGCCATCGCCTTCTACAATCCGCGCTCTAGGGCGCGCCCCGACGGTCTGGCCGCCGCGCTGGCGATCCTGCGCGACACCTGCGCGGACCGGCGCCCGGTGCTGTTCGCCCGTGCCGTGTCGACGCCGGACGAGCGATTGCGCGTCGTGCCGCTGCCCGATGCGCGTGCGGACATGGCGGACATGCGGACGATCGTCATCGTCGGCTCCAGCCGCACCCGGACGATCCCGGGCACGCGCTTCCTCTACACGCCGCGGTCCGCGGCATGACCCAGCCAGCGCAGCACCGCCGCCACGTCATGCAGCTCGATCCGCTCGGGGACCGGCGGCCGGTCGATCATCAGCACCGGCACGCCCAGCGTGCGCGCCGCGACCAGCTTCGCCTGCGCACCGAGGCCCCCGGCATTCTTGCAGACCAGCAGGTCGCTGCGATGCGCGCGCATCAGCGCGATGTCGCCGTCCACCGTGAACGGTCCGCGATCGACGATCAGGTCGTGCGCGGGCAACGCCACCGCCGCGCGCGGGGGATCGACGAAGCGCAGGAGGTAATGGTGCTGCGGCTGCGCGGCGAAGGCATCGACATGCATCCGCCCCAGCGCCAGCATCACCCGGCGCGGCGCCCCGGTCAGCGCCGCCACCGCGGCAGGGATGTCGGCGGCGCGCGTCCATCGGTCGCCTGCCTCCGCGACCCAGCCGGGCCGGGTGAACGCGACATGCGGAACGCCCGCCGCCATCGCCGCCGCGACGGCGTGTGCGCTCATCTGCGCCGCGAAGGGATGCGTCGCATCGACCAGATGCGTCACCTTCGCTGCGCGCAGCCAGGCGACGAGGCCTTCCACGCCGCCGAAACCGCCCACCCGCACCGCCACGGGCTGCGGCTTCGGGGTCGCCACGCGCCCCGCATAGCTCAGCGTCGCCTCGACGCCCGCCTCCGCCAGCGCGGCCGCCAGCGCACTCGCCTCGGTCGTGCCACCCAGGATCAGGACATGGGTCATGGTTGAAGGCGGCACCCATCCGTGGCTGACGATCGTCGGGATCGGCGAGGATGGACCGGACGGCCTGTCCGCGGCAAGCCGCGTCGCGATCGCGCGCGCCGACTGGCTGACCGGCGCGGCGCGCCATCTGGCGTTGCTGCCCGATGGCGGCGGCGAGCGCGCGCCATGGCCGGTGCCCTTCGCCGATGGGATCGCCCCGCTGCTCGCGCGGCGCGGTCGCCGCGTGGTGATGCTGGTGTCGGGCGATCCGTTCTGGTTCGGCGCAGGATCGGTCGTCGCACGCCACCTGTCGCCGGACGAGTGGGTCGCGCATCCCGCCCCCTCCACCTTCGCGCTGGTGGCGGCCCGGCTCGGCTGGGCGATCGAGGAGACGCGCTGCCTCGGCCTGCACGCCGCCCCGCTCGCGCGGTTACGTCCGCATCTGGCCCCGGGCCGGCGCATCGTCGCGACCCTGCGCGACGGCGCGGCGGTGAAGGCGCTGGCGACCCATCTGACCGACGAGGGCTTCGGCGACAGCATGCTCCACGTCTGCGAGGCGATGGGCGGCCCGCGCGAACGCATACGCCACGTCCACGCCGGCGCTTATGCCGTCGACGATGCTCGGCATCCGGTCGCCGTCGCCATCGCCGTCGCGGGCGCCGGCCCCGTCCTTCCCGCCGCCGCAGGTCTCCCCGACGAATGGTTCGCGCACGATGGGCAGATCACCAGGCGGCCCGTGCGCGCCCTGACCCTGTCCTCGCTCGCGCCACGTCCGGGCGAGACGTTGTGGGACATCGGCGCGGGATCCGGGTCGATCGGCATCGAATGGCTGCTGGCCGACCCCGCCAACCGCGCGCTGGCGTTCGAGGCCGACCCCGTCCGCGCCGCGCGCGCGCGCGCCAACGCCGCCAGCCTCGGCGTCGAGCGTCTTCGGGTGATCGACGGCCGCGCGCCCGACGCGCTCGCCGGCCACCCGCCGCCGGACGCGATCTTCATCGGCGGGGGGCTGTCGGATGCGCTCCTGCGCTGGCTGTGGCAGCACCTTCCCGCCGGCACGCGACTGGTCGCCAACGCCGTCACGCTCGAATCCGAGGCGCTGGCGATGCAATGGCAGGCCGTGAAGGGCGGCGACCTGCTGCGGATCGATCTGTCGACCGTCACGCCGATCGGTACGCGTCGCGGCTGGCGCGCGCATTTCCCGGTGGTGCAGTGGAGCGTGACGCTGTGATCGTCGCCGGCTTCGGCTTTCGCAGCGGCGCGACCGCGGAGTCGCTCCAGGCCGCGCTGATCCTGGCGCAGGCCGGCCGACCGGACGTCGCCGCCCTCGCCGCCCCGGCCGACAAGATCGCCCCGCTCGGCATCCTGGGCGAGCGGCTCGGGCTCCCCGTCCTGCCGATCGCCCCCGCCGCGCTCCGCGACGCCACGACCGCGACCCGCTCCGCCGCCAGCCTCGCCGCGCGGGACACGGGCAGCGTGGCGGAGGCCGCCGCGCTCGCCGGCGCCGGCGCCGGCACAGGAGGGGGCGCACGCCTGATCGCCTACCGCCGCATCTCCCCCGACCGGATGGCGACCTGCGCCATCGCCGAAGGATCGACCCCATGACAATCCACTTCATCGGCGCCGGCCCCGGCGCACCCGACCTGCTGACGCTGCGCGGGCGCGACCGGATCGCCGCTTCGCCGGTATGCCTCTATGCCGGATCGCTGGTGCCGAGGGCGCTGCTCGACCATTGCCCGCCGGGCGCGCGGATCGTGAATACCGCGCCGATGGCGCTCGACGCGATCCTGGAGGAGATCGCGACCGCGCACGACGCCGGGCACGACGTGGCGCGGCTGCATTCGGGCGACCTGTCGATCTGGTCCGCGATGGGCGAGCAGATGCGGCGGCTGCGGGCGCTCGGCATCCCCTTCACCATCACCCCCGGCGTCCCCGCCTTCGCCGCCGCCGCCGCCGCGCTGGAGGCGGAGCTGACGCTGCCCGGCCTCACCCAGTCCGTCGTGCTGACCCGCACGCCGGGCCGCGCCAGCACGATGCCCGCCGCCGAACGGCTGACCACCTTCGCCGCCACCGGCGCGACGCTGGCGATCCACCTGTCGATCCACGTCCTCGACCGCGTCGTCGCCGACCTGACGCCGGCCTATGGCGCGGACTGCCCCGCCGCGATCGTGTGGCGCGCAAGCTGGCCCGACGAGCGTATCGTCCGCGCGACGCTGGGCACGATCGTCGACGCCGCCGCAGGGGGGCTGGAGCGGACCGCGCTGATCCTGGTCGGGCCGGTGCTGGGGGCGGACAACTTCGTCGAGAGCAGCCTCTACGCGCCCGGATACGACCGGCGGTTCCGCCCCCGCGACGCCGCGTCGCGCTTCGCGGAGCCGCAGGCATGACGCCCGGACTGATGATCGCCGCGCCGTCGTCGGGCACCGGCAAGACGACCGTCATGCTCGGCCTGCTGCGCGCGCTGCGCGACGAGGGGCTGGCCGTGCAGCCGTTCAAGAGCGGCCCCGACTATATCGATCCCGCCTTCCACCATGCCGCCAGCGGCCGCCGCTCGTTCAACCTCGACAGTTGGGCGATGCCCGCGACGATGCTCGACCGCCTCGCGGCTCACGCGCACGACGCCGACCTCGTCCTCACCGAGGGGTCGATGGGCCTCTTCGACGGGGTCGCCGCCGCCGGCGCCACGGGCAACGGCGCCAGCGCCGACATCGCGGGCCGGATGGGATGGGCGGTCGTGCTGGTCGTCGACGTATCGGGTCAGGCGCAGTCCGCCGCCGCCACCGCGCTCGGCTTCGCACGCTACGACGCCGCGCTGCCGGTCGCCGGCGTGATCCTCAATCGCGTCGCCAGTCCGCGGCACGAACGCCTCGCGCGCAGCGGCATGGCCGCGGTCGGGCTGCCCGTGTTCGGCGCCCTGCCACGCCGCGGCGACCTGACCCTGCCCGAACGGCATCTCGGCCTCGTCCAGGCCGGCGAGCACGCCGACCTCGACGCGCGGATCGCGTCCTATGCGACCTTCCTGCGCGCGCACGTCGATCTCGCCGCGCTCCGCGCCGCCGCCACCGCCACCGCCACCGCCACCGCTGCGCCACGCCCGCCGGCCGAGCGCCCGCAGCTCGCCCCTCCGGCACAGCGAATCGCGCTGGCGCAGGATGCCGCCTTCTCCTTCACCTACCCGCATATCGTGGATGCGTGGCGCCACGCCGGTGCCGAGATCCTGCCCTTTTCCCCGCTGGCGGACGAGGCGCCGGATGCGAGCGCCGACCTCGTCTGGCTGCCCGGCGGCTACCCCGAGCTGCACGCCGGTCGCCTCGCCGCGGCGACGACCTTCCACGCGGCGCTCGCCGAGCATGCGCGCACCCGGCCGGTCCACGGCGAGTGCGGCGGCTATATGGCGCTTGGCGAGGCGCTGATCGATGCGGAGGGGGTAGCCCACCGCATGGCCGGCCTGCTCGGCCTCGTCACCAGTTATGCGCGGCGCCGCATGCATCTGGGCTACCGCAAGGCGACGCTTCGTGCGGAGGTGGCCGGTTACTCCCCGGGCACAATGCTGCGCGGTCACGAATTCCATTATTCGACGATCCTGGAGCAGCCCGACACGCCGCTGGCGCAGGTCGTGGATGCGGAGGGGGCCGCGGTCGCCGAAACCGGATCGTATCGGGGCCGCGTCTCCGGCACCTTCTTCCACCTGATCGCGCCCGCGCGATGACCGGCTTCGTCTCCTTCGTCGGTTCGGGGCCGGGCGACCCGGAGCTGCTGACGCTGAAGGCGGTCGATCGGCTGCGCCGCGCCGACGTCGTGCTGTTCGACGATTTGTCCTCCGGCCCGCTGCTCGACCATATCCGCGCAGGCGCCACGCTGGTGCCGGTCGGGAAGCGCGCCGGGCGGCCGTCGCCCTCGCAGGCGCACGTCTCGCAACTGCTGGTCGACCACGCCGCCACGGGCGCGCACGTCGTCCGGCTGAAGTCGGGCGATCCGGCGATCTTCGGCCGGCTGGAGGAGGAGATCGTCGCGCTCCGCACGGCGGGCATCGCCTTCGAGATCGTCCCCGGCGTCACCTCAGCCTCCGCGGCCGCCGCCGCCGCCGCGATCCCGCTGACCCGCCGGCTGAGCGCGCGCCGGGTGCAGTTCGTGACCGGCCACGACGTCACCGGCCGCCTGCCCGGGGCGCTCAACATGGCGGCGCTCGCCGATGCGCAGGCGACGACCGTCGTCTTCATGCCGAAACGCACCTTCGCGGCGCTTTTCGCGCAACTATGCGCCCACGGCCTGCCACCGGACACGCCCGCGCTTCTGGCCGAGAATGTCGGCCACCCCGACCAGCGCCTGCACCGCTCGACCATCGCAGGGCTGGCACGGATGCTTGCGACCGAGCTGGGGAGTGCCCCCGCCCTGATCCTCTACGGCCCGCTGCGGGGTGAGGACGAGGCATGATCGACCTCCACCTGATCGGCATCGGCACCGGCAATCCGGACCATCTGACGCGCCAGGCGGAGGCGGCGATGAACGCCGCCGACCTCATCCTCCTGCCCCGCAAGGGCACAGCGCGTTCGGACCTGATCGACGTGCGCCGCATGCTGTGCGCCGTCGCGCTGACCTGCCCGGTCCGCATCGTCGAGTTCGACCTGCCCGTCCGCGATGCGCGGCGGGACTATCTGTCCGGGGTAGCCGAATGGCACGCCGCGGTCGCCGCCACCTGGGCCGCGCAGATCGCCCGGCATCTGCCCGGCGGCGGGCGTCTGGCGCTGCTGGTCTGGGGCGATCCGTCGCTCTACGACAGCACGCTACGCATCGCGGAGCGCCTGCGCGGCGACGGCATGGCGATGCGGATCCACGTCGTCCCCGGCATCACCAGCCTGCAGGCGCTCACCGCCGCGCACGCCACCCCGCTCAACGAACTCGGCGCGCCGGTCGTCATCACCACCGGACGGCGACTGCGCGACGGCTGGCCCGGGGGCGCGGACCGCGTCGCGGTGATGCTGGACGGCGACTGCACCTTCGCCACCCTGCCGCCCGCGGGCGTGCGCATCTGGTGGGGCGCTTATCTGGGCATGCCGAACCAGGCGCTGGCCAGCGGCCCGCTGGCGGATGTCGCGGCATCGATCGTGGAGCGCCGCGCCGCGCTGCGCCGCGAGCACGGCTGGATCATGGACACCTACCTGCTGAGCCGCGCCGCATGACCGCGCCGCTGTTCGATGCCGACTTCGTCGACCGGCTGGACGAGCTGTTCCGCTGGCGGCGCGACGTACGGCATTTCACCGCCGATCCGGTTCCGGATGCGGTCATGGAGACGCTGCTCGCCGCCGTCCGCTGGGCGCCGTCGGTCGGCAACGCGCAGCCGTGGCGCTTCGTCCGCCTCCGCTCGCCGGCCCTGCGCCACCGCTTGGCGGACCATGTCGATGCCGAAAGCCGCGCCGCCGCGGCGAACCTGAGCAATGAGGGGCGTCGCGACCGCTACGCGACGCTGAAGCTGCACGGACTGCGCGAGGCGCCCGAGGTGCTCGCGGTCTTCCACGACGTCGATCCCCTCGCCGGCCACGGCCTGGGCCGCGCCACCATGCCGGGGACGCTGCGCGATTCGACCGTCATCGCGATCCACACGCTGTGGCTGGCGGCCCATGCGCGCGGCTACGGCCTCGGCTGGGTATCGATCCTCGACCCCGACGCGGTCAGCGCGATGCTTCGGGTGCCCCCGCACTGGTCCTTCGTCGCCCTGCTCTGCCTCGGCAGGCCGGTCGCCCCCTCCGCCGTTCCCGAGCTCGAACGACGCGACTGGCAGGCCCGCGAGCCGATCGCCGACCGCCTGTTCGAACGATGACCCGACAATTCGAAAGGGATGACCCCGACCCATGCTGACTCCTGCCGATGACACGCTGGCGATCGTCGCCTGCACCACGTGCCGCTTCACGCCCGACCGCCGCGAGAATGACGATGGCGAACGCGGCGGCGCCGCCTTCGCCGCAGCGCTCACCGCCGTCAGGGACGGCGACCCGCGCTACGCCGGCGTCGCGATCCAGCGGATGCCGTGCCTGTTCTCCTGCACCGAACATTGCTCGGTACACCTGCGCGCGCCGGGGAAGGTCGGCTATCTGCTCGGCCGCTTCACCCCGGACGCGGATGCCGCCCGCGCGCTCCTCGACTATGCGGTGGCCTATGGCCGGAGCGAGCACGGCCGCGTGCCGTTCAGGCAATGGCCGCAGGGGGTGAAGGGGCATTTCATCGCGCGCGTGCCCCCCGCCGGCTACGTCACCGACAGCTGAGCCGCGTGCGCGATCGGATGGTTACCGGCGCGATAACCGTAAACCGGCGGTTTTGCTCACGTCTCGTTTACCCATGATCGCTACCAGGAGGGCATGCCCGTTTCCGCTCGACGCTCCGCCCCCGCTTCCTCCATCGACCAGCGTCGCGCGCCGCGACATCCGGTCGATTGCCGCGCCACCGCGAAGCTCGCGCTGTCGATCTCGATCCTGGACGCGTCGCTGCTGGGGCTGCGCGGGCGCGCCTCGCTGCCGCTGCCGTCGGGCACGTTGCTGAACCTCACCCTCCCCGGCCACGCCGCGCGCCACGCGCGCGTCACCTGGGCCGAGGGCGACACGTTCGGCTGCGAATTCCTCAAGCCGCTGTCGCACGACGAACTGCGCCGCCTGACCGACGCCACGAACAACGCGCCGCAACTGATGATCGGCTAGGCCGGAACGATCGCGACCGTACCGGCGGCGCGGTCGATCGTCACGCTGACCTCGGGCAGCCGCATCTCCACCGCATCCGCGCTCGCCCAATCCTCGGCGCGCATCGGTGCGCCGTCACGGCGGAACCAGCGCGCGTCGTGGCGTATCGCCGGATCGGCGAGCGCCGGACACGCGGCCCGCAGCGTCGCCAGCCCGGCGACATAGTCCTCCAGCGCGAGGTCGCGGCCGTCCCAGTCGAGCCAGACGGTTTCGTTATCCTGCGCATAGGCGTTGTTGTTGCCGCCCTGCGTCCGTCCGAACTCGTCGCCCGCGCACAGCATGATCGTCCCGCGCGTCGCGAACAGCGTCGCCAGCATCGCGCGAACGCCCTCCCCGCCGCGCGCCCACGCGATCTCGCCGTGATGGCCGTCGCGATTGTCCTCGCCATTGGCGTGATTGCGCCGCTCGGCATAGGTCGCCACGTCGCGCAGGGTGAAGCCGTCGTGCGCCGCGACGAAGCTCACGCCGCGCGTCCGCCCGGCGCCGAACACGTCGGCCGACCCGCATAACCGCGTCGCCAGCGCGCCGATGCCGCCGTCCCCGCGCCAGAACCGCCGCACGTCGTCGCGGTAGCGGTCGTTCCACTCCCACCAATCGGCCGGAAACTCGCCTAGGCGATAACCGCCGGGACCGGGATCCCACGGCTCCGCGATCATGATCCGCCGCGACAGCAGCGGATCGGCGGCGATCTCGGCGAAGATCGGCGCCTGCGCGTCGAACCCCGGCCCGCGCGCCATGATCGTCGCCAGGTCGAAGCGGAAGCCGTCGACCCCCGCCTGCGTCACGAAATGCCGCAACGTGCCCAGCACCAGCGCGCGCACCGCCGGGTTCGCGAAGTCCAGCGTGTTGCCGGTCCCGGTATCGTTGATGAGCGTCCCGTCCGGCGCGCGCGCATGGGCCGCATCGTCCAGCCCGCGCAGCGCGAGCGTCGGGCCGAGCAGGTCGCTCTCCCCGCTGTGGTTGAAGACGAGATCGAGGATCGTGCCGATACCCGCGCGCCGCAGCGCTTCCACCGTCTCGCGCAGTTCCGCCACCCCGCCCGGGACGAGGCGCGGGTCGAGCGCCATCGGCACGACGGGATTGTAGCCCCAGGCGTTGCGCAGCCCCAGCGGGGGCAGGTGCCGTTCGTCGATCCAGGCGACGATGGGCATCATCTCCACCGCGGACACCCCGATCCGCTTCAGGTGCGCGATCACCGCCGGATGCGCCAGCGCCGCCACCGTCCCGCGCTGCGCCACCGGCACGTCGGGGTGCAGCATCGTGAAGCCGCGGACGTTGACCTCGTAGATCAGCCCGCCGGCGCGCAGCACCGGCGGCAGGTCCAGCGCGGGCAGCGGCGCGGTGACGATCGCGCGCGGTACCCGATCGGCGGTATCCGCGCCGAACTCGGCCAGACGCGGATCCTGCACGAAGGGGCGGTCCAGCGTCACCGCGTGCGGGTCGACCAGCAGCTTGGCGGCATCGAACGGCACCGGCCCGTCCGCGCGAAAGCCGTAGCATGCACCCTCGCCCACGCCGCTCACCTCGGCGTGCCAGTCGTCGCCCTCGCGGGTCATCGCGATGCGGCGCTCGTCGGGGTCGAACAGGCACAGCCACACCGCCGCCGCGCGCGGGGCGCGGACCGAGAAGCGCGTGCCGCCCGCGACGACGACGGCGGTCACGTGATGACGTCGGGTTCGGTGCGGCCGGTATGCTGCGCGATGCCCGCGATCGCATCCGCCGCGGCGACGATCTCCGCCAGCATCACGCCGGTGTCGGCGTCGAGGTCGCCGCCCGCGGGCTCGTACCGCTCCAGATAGACGCGCAGCGTCGCGCCGCTGGTGCCCGTGCCCGACAGGCGGAAGACGACGCGGCTGCCGCCCGCGAACAGCACGCGCACGCCCTGGTGGCGGCTGACCGAACCGTCGGTCGGATCCTCATAGGCGAAGTCGTCCGCTGCGGCGACGGTCAGCGCGCCGAAGGAGCGGCCGGGCAGTTCCGCCAGCTGCCCGCGCAACCCCGCCATCAGCGTGTCGGCGGCGGCGCTGTCGACGCCCTCGTAATCGTGGCGCGCGTAATAGTTGCGGCCGAAACGCGCCCAATGCTCGCGCGCGATCGTGTCGACGCTCTTGCCGGTCGCCGCCAGGATATTGAGCCACAGCAGCACGGCCCACAGCCCGTCCTTCTCGCGGACATGGTCGCTGCCGGTCCCGGCGCTTTCCTCGCCGCAGATCGTCGCCATGCCGGCGTCGAGCAGGTTGCCGAAGAACTTCCACCCCGTCGGCGTCTCGAAGATCGGGATATTCATCGCCTCCGCCACGCGATCGGCGGCGGCGCTGGTGGGCATGGAGCGCGCGATCCCCTTCAGCCCGGCGGCATAGCCGGGCGCGAGATGCGCGTTGGCGGCGAGCATCGCCAGGCTGTCGGACGGGGTGACGAAGCGCCCGCGCCCGATGATGAGGTTGCGGTCGCCGTCGCCGTCCGAGGCCGCGCCGAAGTCGGGCGCGGCGTCCGACATCATAAGTTGGTGAAGTTGGCGCGCGTGGACCAGATTCGGGTCGGGGTGATGCCCGCCAAAGTCCTCCAAAGGCTCACCATTCATCACGCTGTCGGCGGCGAAACCCAGCCGGTTGACCAGAATCTCCCGCGCATAAGGTCCCGTAACGGCACTCATCGCGTCGAAGGCGATGGTCAGGCCGGCACCCCGGATCGCGTCGAAGTCGAACAGCGTCTCCATCAGCGCGGCGTAATCGGCGACGGGGTCGATGACCTCGACCGTCATTCCCTCCACCGTCACCTCGCCGAGCGTATCGAGGTCGATGTCCGCGCTGTCCGCCGCCTTCCACTCGGCGATCGACAGCGTCCGCGCATGGATCGCCTCGGTCACCTTCTCCGGCGCGGGGCCGCCGTTGGCGACATTGTACTTGATCCCGAAATCCTCGTCCGGCCCGCCCGGATTGTGGCTGGCCGACAGCACCAGCCCGCCCAGCGCGCCGCGCCGGCGGATCACGTTCGAGGCGGCGGGCGTCGACAGGATGCCGCCCTGTCCCACCACCACCCGCGCGAAGCCCGCCGCGGCGGCCATGCGGATCGCGGTCTGGATCACCTCGCGGTTGAGGTAGCGCCCGTCGCCGCCGATCACCAGCGTCGCGCCGTCCTTCCCCTCCACCACGTCGAACACCGACTGGATGAAGTTCTCCGCATAGTTGGGCCGCTGGAACACGCGCACCTTCTTGCGCAGCCCGGAGGTCCCCGGCTTCTGATCGTCGAAGGGCGTCGTCGGATGGGTACGGATCATGCGGACAGAAGCTCCCTGTAGAGCCGGGCATAGCGTTCGCCGCTCTTTGCCCAGGAGAAGTCGGATCGCATGCCGCGGCGCTGGAGCGTCGTCCAGCGATCGGGCGTGCGGTGAATCGCGACGGTGCGCGCGATAGCGGCGGTCAATGTCTCGCGCGTGACACCGTCGAACTGCACGCCGGTCGCCACCCCCGCATCCAGCGCCGCCTCGTTCGCGTCGATCACCGTATCCGCCAGCCCGCCGGTGCGCGCCACCACCGGCACGCAGCCGTAGGCGAGGCCGTAGAGCTGGGTCAGCCCGCACGGTTCGAACCGCGAGGGGATCAGGATCGCGTCGGACCCGCCCTGCAACAGGTGCGACAGCGGCTCGTCGTAACCGATCCGCACCCCGACGCGGCCCGGATACCGATCGGCGGCGAGGCGGAAGGCATGTTCCAGCGCCGCGTCGCCCGACCCCAGCATGGCGAGGCGCCCGCCCATCGCGACCAGCGCGTCGAGACATTCGGCGAGGACATCCATCCCCTTCTGCCACGTCAGCCGGCTGATGACGCAGAAGATCGGGGCATCGCCCTCCTCCAGCCCGAACGCGGCCTCCACCGCGCGCTTGTTGACGACGCGCTTCGCCAGGGTGCGATCGGTATAGCGCGCCGGCAG
The sequence above is drawn from the Sphingomonas adhaesiva genome and encodes:
- the cobI gene encoding precorrin-2 C(20)-methyltransferase → MTTGTIHGVGLGPGAQDLMSVRADRLVRGARHIAFFRKAGRAGHARRIVDGMLHPDATEFAMEYPVTTEIPVDDPRYNERLGAFYADCAHHLRALAHRGEDVVVLCEGDPFFYGSFMHLHSRLSGDVRVAVVPGITGMSGAWTASGSPITWGDDVLTVLTATLPERDLARRIADTDALVVMKIGRHLPKLRRAVAAAGRVADAWLIEHAAMPQQRVTRLAEADAVAPYFAILLIYGQGRRP
- the cobJ gene encoding precorrin-3B C(17)-methyltransferase, encoding MSGWIAIAGLGPGDEALVTPEVGAALAAATDVVGYIPYVARVAPRAGLTLHPSDNRVEMDRAALALELAGAGHRVVVVSSGDPGVFAMAAAVFEAIERGPARWATLDVRVLPGITAMLAAAARAGAPLGHDFCAINLSDNLKPQAIIERRVRLAAEADFAIAFYNPRSRARPDGLAAALAILRDTCADRRPVLFARAVSTPDERLRVVPLPDARADMADMRTIVIVGSSRTRTIPGTRFLYTPRSAA
- a CDS encoding cobalt-precorrin-6A reductase encodes the protein MTHVLILGGTTEASALAAALAEAGVEATLSYAGRVATPKPQPVAVRVGGFGGVEGLVAWLRAAKVTHLVDATHPFAAQMSAHAVAAAMAAGVPHVAFTRPGWVAEAGDRWTRAADIPAAVAALTGAPRRVMLALGRMHVDAFAAQPQHHYLLRFVDPPRAAVALPAHDLIVDRGPFTVDGDIALMRAHRSDLLVCKNAGGLGAQAKLVAARTLGVPVLMIDRPPVPERIELHDVAAVLRWLGHAADRGV
- the cbiE gene encoding precorrin-6y C5,15-methyltransferase (decarboxylating) subunit CbiE translates to MVEGGTHPWLTIVGIGEDGPDGLSAASRVAIARADWLTGAARHLALLPDGGGERAPWPVPFADGIAPLLARRGRRVVMLVSGDPFWFGAGSVVARHLSPDEWVAHPAPSTFALVAARLGWAIEETRCLGLHAAPLARLRPHLAPGRRIVATLRDGAAVKALATHLTDEGFGDSMLHVCEAMGGPRERIRHVHAGAYAVDDARHPVAVAIAVAGAGPVLPAAAGLPDEWFAHDGQITRRPVRALTLSSLAPRPGETLWDIGAGSGSIGIEWLLADPANRALAFEADPVRAARARANAASLGVERLRVIDGRAPDALAGHPPPDAIFIGGGLSDALLRWLWQHLPAGTRLVANAVTLESEALAMQWQAVKGGDLLRIDLSTVTPIGTRRGWRAHFPVVQWSVTL
- a CDS encoding cobalamin biosynthesis protein, with translation MIVAGFGFRSGATAESLQAALILAQAGRPDVAALAAPADKIAPLGILGERLGLPVLPIAPAALRDATTATRSAASLAARDTGSVAEAAALAGAGAGTGGGARLIAYRRISPDRMATCAIAEGSTP
- the cobM gene encoding precorrin-4 C(11)-methyltransferase → MTIHFIGAGPGAPDLLTLRGRDRIAASPVCLYAGSLVPRALLDHCPPGARIVNTAPMALDAILEEIATAHDAGHDVARLHSGDLSIWSAMGEQMRRLRALGIPFTITPGVPAFAAAAAALEAELTLPGLTQSVVLTRTPGRASTMPAAERLTTFAATGATLAIHLSIHVLDRVVADLTPAYGADCPAAIVWRASWPDERIVRATLGTIVDAAAGGLERTALILVGPVLGADNFVESSLYAPGYDRRFRPRDAASRFAEPQA
- a CDS encoding cobyrinate a,c-diamide synthase, with amino-acid sequence MTPGLMIAAPSSGTGKTTVMLGLLRALRDEGLAVQPFKSGPDYIDPAFHHAASGRRSFNLDSWAMPATMLDRLAAHAHDADLVLTEGSMGLFDGVAAAGATGNGASADIAGRMGWAVVLVVDVSGQAQSAAATALGFARYDAALPVAGVILNRVASPRHERLARSGMAAVGLPVFGALPRRGDLTLPERHLGLVQAGEHADLDARIASYATFLRAHVDLAALRAAATATATATAAPRPPAERPQLAPPAQRIALAQDAAFSFTYPHIVDAWRHAGAEILPFSPLADEAPDASADLVWLPGGYPELHAGRLAAATTFHAALAEHARTRPVHGECGGYMALGEALIDAEGVAHRMAGLLGLVTSYARRRMHLGYRKATLRAEVAGYSPGTMLRGHEFHYSTILEQPDTPLAQVVDAEGAAVAETGSYRGRVSGTFFHLIAPAR
- the cobA gene encoding uroporphyrinogen-III C-methyltransferase yields the protein MTGFVSFVGSGPGDPELLTLKAVDRLRRADVVLFDDLSSGPLLDHIRAGATLVPVGKRAGRPSPSQAHVSQLLVDHAATGAHVVRLKSGDPAIFGRLEEEIVALRTAGIAFEIVPGVTSASAAAAAAAIPLTRRLSARRVQFVTGHDVTGRLPGALNMAALADAQATTVVFMPKRTFAALFAQLCAHGLPPDTPALLAENVGHPDQRLHRSTIAGLARMLATELGSAPALILYGPLRGEDEA
- the cobF gene encoding precorrin-6A synthase (deacetylating), giving the protein MIDLHLIGIGTGNPDHLTRQAEAAMNAADLILLPRKGTARSDLIDVRRMLCAVALTCPVRIVEFDLPVRDARRDYLSGVAEWHAAVAATWAAQIARHLPGGGRLALLVWGDPSLYDSTLRIAERLRGDGMAMRIHVVPGITSLQALTAAHATPLNELGAPVVITTGRRLRDGWPGGADRVAVMLDGDCTFATLPPAGVRIWWGAYLGMPNQALASGPLADVAASIVERRAALRREHGWIMDTYLLSRAA